From Pyrenophora tritici-repentis strain M4 chromosome 1, whole genome shotgun sequence, the proteins below share one genomic window:
- a CDS encoding HET domain containing protein has translation MRLIEAASLKLRTAVFDDDVPAYAILSHTWGPTEVSLQEFADPSLGAKDTSMEIGSGYWKIKKACEQAVKDNLKYVWVDTCCIDKTSSSELSEAINSMFRWYKEAWVCYAYLADVIGYSHPTEDEDSQKYAEMNRTLVAKSRWFKRGWTLQELLAPNKIRFYDDTWRYIGTKMQLCRTIEGITGISADVLRTGNMEDESIAKRMSWMTHRKTTRPEDMAYSLMGIFDVNMPLLYGEGDKAFVRLQEEIMKDSADNSLFVWNTLRRPDDRSRPAPELSSIFAAWPRQFDTSRIWNKRRLDEDYARESYALTNLGVHIKLRLKRYDHPWYGTIWGHDYQGKTFVAMLGCQYDGPDPAFKRCRPGIFLVQISPPRPEYARISNAGVVFTTTNRETYGALRNKGIESRVLFTEEDTLQTVYLRKKIPGWAQVPKT, from the coding sequence TGCAGATCCATCCTTGGGAGCTAAAGACACCTCTATGGAAATCGGATCCGGCTACTGGAAAATCAAAAAGGCATGCGAACAAGCGGTGAAAGATAATCTAAAATACGTCTGGGTGGATACTTGTTGCATCGACAAGACGTCTTCTTCAGAGCTGAGCGAAGCAATCAACAGTATGTTTCGCTGGTACAAAGAGGCATGGGTGTGCTATGCGTATCTTGCCGACGTAATTGGGTATTCCCATCCAACCGAGGACGAAGATTCGCAGAAGTACGCAGAGATGAATAGGACGTTGGTGGCTAAGTCGCGATGGTTCAAGCGCGGGTGGACGCTACAGGAGCTCCTTGCACCAAACAAGATCCGATTTTATGATGATACCTGGAGGTACATTGGTACCAAGATGCAGTTGTGCAGGACCATAGAAGGTATCACCGGCATTAGCGCAGATGTGCTTCGGACTGGCAATATGGAGGACGAAAGCATAGCCAAGCGGATGAGCTGGATGACTCACCGTAAAACCACGCGACCTGAAGATATGGCCTACTCCTTGATGGGAATCTTTGATGTCAACATGCCACTTCTCTATGGCGAAGGAGACAAGGCCTTTGTTCGACTTCAAGAGGAGATCATGAAGGATAGCGCGGACAATAGCCTTTTCGTCTGGAATACTTTGCGGCGCCCCGATGACCGCTCCCGGCCTGCACCGGAGTTGTCCTCAATATTCGCAGCCTGGCCTCGACAGTTTGACACCTCACGCATATGGAACAAGCGTAGGCTCGATGAAGATTATGCAAGGGAGTCGTATGCTCTCACAAATCTGGGCGTTCACATCAAGCTGCGTTTGAAGCGTTATGACCATCCGTGGTATGGGACTATATGGGGACATGATTATCAAGGGAAGACGTTTGTAGCCATGCTCGGATGCCAGTACGATGGACCTGATCCAGCCTTTAAACGATGTCGCCCTGGTATCTTCCTCGTACAAATCTCGCCACCCAGACCAGAGTATGCGCGTATCTCAAACGCGGGGGTCGTTTTCACAACGACCAATCGAGAGACTTACGGGGCCCTGCGCAATAAGGGGATCGAAAGTCGCGTACTATTCACGGAGGAGGATACGTTGCAAACCGTTTATCTTCGAAAGAAGATCCCCGGTTGGGCCCAAGTGCCAAAGACATAG